GAACGGCATGGCCGTCGGTGAGGCCATCGTCTTCTTCAACAAGGATCTGGCCGAGGACTTCGACTACCGCTGCAAGCAGGCCGGCCAACTGGCCTCGAAGATGCGCTACCTGTCCGCGCCCTGGGTCGGCATCCTGCAGAACGATGTCTGGCTGAAATACGCCAACCACGCCAACCGCTGTGCGCAGTTGCTGGCCAGCCTGGTGGCGGATGTACCCGGCGTCAGCCTGATGTTCCCGGTACAGGCCAACGGCGTGTTCCTGCAACTGTCGGAGCCGGCCATCGCCGCCCTCACCGCTCGCGGCTGGCGTTTCTACACCTTTATCGGCGCCGGCGGCGCGCGTTTCATGTGCAGCTGGGATACCGACGAAGCCCGCGTACGCCAGCTCGCCGCCGATATCCGTGAAGTGATGAGCGCCTGAATAACGCTCTGACATGCCCGAGGAAGGGGCTTGAGCTGCGACCGTAGCCCGGATGCAATCCGGGGCAATCGATCAACCGCCCCGGATTTCATCCGGGCTACAGACTAAGCCGCGCACTCGTGGGAGGGGCTTCAGCCGCGACCGTGACGATCAGTAATCGATCGCCACATCCCCTTTCGGCACGCTGCAGCACGACAGGATATAGCCCTCGGCCACGTCCTCGTCGGTGATGCCGCCGTTGTGCTCCATGTCCACTTCGCCCGCCGTCTTCATCACCTTGCAGGTGCCGCAGATACCCATGCCGCAGGCCTTGGGAATGTGCAGGCCGAGCTTGGCGGCGGCCGCGTGCACGGTTTCGCCGGGCGCCACGCGGATGCTCTTGCCAGTGCTGACGAACTCCACCTGATTGAGCTCAGCCACCGGCACTTCCGGCGCGTCGGCGGCCTCGGCGGCCAGCTCCTTGACCTCGGCGCGGATCTCCGGTGGCGTCGGGCCGAAGGCCTCCTCGTGGTAGCGGCTCATGTCATAGCCCGCCGCCTCGAGCAGACGCTTGACCGCGCTCATGTAGGGCGTCGGGCCGCAGCAGAATATTTCGCGCTCGAGGAAGTCCGGTGCCATCAGCTCCAGCATTGGCTTGTTCAGGTAGCCGCGATAGCCAGCCCAGGACTCACCCAGGCCATGCTTCTCGCAGATCACGTGCAGGCTGAAGTTGTTGATGCGCGCCGCCATGTGCTCCAGCTCGCGCTGGTAGATGATGTCCTTGGGCGAGCGCGCGCTGTGTACGAAGACCATGTCGACATTGGCGTTGGTGTCGTAGAACCAGCGCGCCATCGACATCACCGGGGTAATGCCAACGCCACCGGAGAGGTAGAGCACTTTTTCGGACGGGAAATCGATGGCATTGAACAGCCCGACCGGGCCGTGCACCGGCACCTCGTCGCCTTCCTTGAGGTTGTCGTGCAGCCAGTTCGACACCTTGCCACCGGGCACGCGCTTGATGGTGATGGAGAAGCTGTAAGGCACCGAAGGCGAGCTGGAAATGGTGTAGGAGCGCATGATCGGCTGGCCGTCGATCTCCAGTTCCAGGGTGACGAACTGCCCCGGTTTGAAGAAGAACAGCACCGGCTGATCGGCCATGAAGCAAAAGGTGCGCACGTCCCAGGTTTCCTGGATCACCTTGACGCAACGCACCAGATGGCGGCCGTTGGTCCAGGTCTGGGTGGTAACCGGGTTGAGGAAGGCATTGGTGGTCATGCACGGCTCTCCACGCGGCCGGATGTCGGCCTATGTGGCTGCGATTGTGCGAAAGCCCGTGCGCCTTCATTTATCCATCCGCGACATCCGCATGCTTATCGCGACCTGCCCCATGCCACGGGCTCTGGCGCGTCGGAAACGAATCCGGCCATGTCGCCCATGGATAAGGTTTCGCCTTGGCTCGGCTCCACACTCCGCCTCACCACGCATGCACGCCCATCGCAGGCGGCAGCGCCAAACGACCACCTTGCGGCACATACCGTATCAGCCACTTTTTCCGGCAGGCATAACGCGCCAGCCACTGAGGAGCCAACATGGACTGCACCCAAAACCTGAGCCTGGGCGACCCGCTGGAGCCCGTCCGCAAGGCCACCGCGCAGATGCTGCACGAACGCGACCACAGCTTCTCGCTGCCGCAGCCGTTCTACAACGACGAGCGCCTGTTCCAGGTCGACATGCAGGAGATCTTCCACAAGGAATGGTTGATCGCCGGCATGACCAGCGAAATCCCGACCAAGGGCAACTTCCTCACCCTGCAGATCGGCGACAACCCGATCATCGTCATCCGCGGCGCCGAAGGTCAGATCCATGCCTTCCACAACGTCTGCCGCCATCGCGGTTCGCGCCTGTGCGTCTCCGACAAAGGCAAGGTCGCCAAGCTGGTCTGCCCCTACCACCAATGGACTTATGAGCTCGATGGTCGCCTGTTGTTCGCCGGCACCGAGATGGGCGAAGACTTCAAGCTCTCCGACTACAACCTCAAACCGGTCAACTGCAAGACCGCTGGCGGCTTCATCTTCATCAGCCTGGCGGACAACCCGCCGGCCATCGACGAGTTCCTGAGCACCCTGGCTCATTACATGGAGCCGTACGACATGGAGAACACCAAGGTCGCGGTGCAGAGCGTCATGCACGAGAAGGCCAACTGGAAGCTGGTGATCGAGAACAACCGCGAGTGCTACCACTGCAACGGTTCGCACCCGGAACTGCTCAACACCCTGCTGGAATGGGATGACGTCACCGACCCACGCGCCAGCCAGGCGTTCAAGGATCAGGTGGCCGAATGCACCGGCCGCTGGGACAAGGACAACATTCCCTACGCCCACGCCAGCTTCGGCCTGCGCAACCGCATCGTGCGCATGCCGCTGCTCAAGGGCACCGTCTCCATGACCATGGACGGCGAGCCCGGCTGTAACAAGCTGATGGGCCGCATCACCGACCCGGACCTTGGCTCCATGCGCATCCTGCACCTGCCGCATTCGTGGAACCACTGCATGGGCGATCACCTGATCAACTTCACCGTATGGCCGGTCAGCGCCCAGGAGACGATCGTCATCACCAAGTGGCTGGTGCACAAGGATGCAGTAGAAGGCGTCGACTATGACGTGGCGCGCCTGCGCCAGGTGTGGGACGCCACCAACGACCAGGATCGACGCCTCGGCGAGGAAAACCAGCGCGGCATCAACTCCACCGCCTACCAGCCGGGCCCGTACTCCAAGACCTACGAGTTCGGCGTGATCAACTTCCTCGACTGGTACAGCGAGCGCATGCTCAACAACCTCGGCGACACCCCGGCGCAACTGCGCCAGGTTGAGGGCTGACAACGCCCCGACGGGCCATGCCAGTGGCCGGCCTCATTAGGCCGGCCACTTCCCCCGTAAGCCTCCCCGCAGCAAGCGCATCACTGAACGCCGAGCGCAGGCTAGCTCAGCACAAACGCCGCGCGTGCGCGCAAACTGATCCTTACTGAGCGTCGCCCTTGAAGCCCTTGGCGACGAAGTACACCTCACGCGAACGCGGACGCGAGGCTGCCGGCTTGCGCACCATGACCTTCTCGAAGGAACGCCGTACGTCGCGCAGGTACTCATCCGAACCCTCGCCCTGAAACACCTTGGCGACGAAGTTGCCGCCAGGTTTGAGCACCTGTCGGGCCATGTCCAGCACCAGTTCCACCAGATACATCGACGCTGCCTGATCGGCCACGCCGACGCCGCTGATATTGGGGGCGATGTCAGAGACGATCAAATCCGGGCGACGACCATCGAGCAGATCGAGAATCTGCTGGAACACCTTGTCGTCGGTGAAGTCACCCTGAATGAAGTCGACGTTATCGAGCGAATCCATCGGCAGGATGTCGCTGGCGATTACCCGGCCGGTGGCCCCCACCATACGTCCGGCGATCTGCGACCAGCCACCGGGGGCCGAGCCCAGATCCATCATCAGCATACCGGGACGAATCAGCTTGTCCTTTTCGTTGATCTCGATCAGCTTGTAGGCGGCACGCGAGCGGTAGCCGTCCTTCTGCGCCTGCTTCACGTAGGGATCGTTCACATGTTCGTTCAGCCAGCGGCTGCTGCTTTTTGAGCGTTTCATCGTTCAACCAGATCAATTCCAGGAAGGCAGCCCGCCGGCATGGTGACCCGGGCTGCACAATTGTCGCGAGTATAAGCCATCGCAGCCCTCCGGCTCACGCCGGCCGGCCCTGCAGCCTGACAGCCCGCCGGGTGGCAGGTACAATCGCAGCGGCCTCGCTACCGCGAGGAGCCCCGCTTTCACGCCCCTTTCCAGGCCTTCCATGAAACTCGACGACGTCAAGAAACTGCAGCAGAAAAAGTACCGGGAGCAATTCGGCCACTTCCTCGTCGAGGGCGAACACCTGGTGCTGGAACTGCAGAAAGCGGCGCAGCACGCGCCCCTACTGGCAAGCAGCGAACTCTACGTCACGGCCGCCTACGAGCACTGGCAGAGCCCGTTCAGGACGCACCTGATCAGTGACCGGCAGATGGCGCAGATCGCCGACACCAAGACCCCCCAGGGGATCATCGCGGTAGTGCCGATGGCGGCGATTGGCTCCGACCCGTCGGCGCCCGCCGGCAAGGCCATCTACCTGCACGAGATCCAGGACCCCGGCAACCTCGGCACCATCCTGCGCAGCCTCGCCTGGTTCGGCGGCTTCCGCTGCCTGCTCAGCCCCGGCAGCGTCGACCCCTTCAATCCCAAGGTGGTGCGCGCCAGCATGGGGGCAATCTTTCACACCCCCATCGAGCAGGATGTCAGCCTCGACAACCTGAGCACGCGCTTTGCACGCATCGCCTGCCTCGACATGCAGGGCCAAAGCCTGCGCGCACCGGCCTTCGCGCAGGCCGAGTGCTACCTGTTCGGCAACGAAGCGCGCGGCGTCCCCAGCCAGGCGCTGAGCGAGCTCAACGCCACGCCGTTCAGCATCGCCGGCAGCGGCGCGATCGAGTCACTGAACCTGGCCAGCACGGTAAACATCTGTGTGTATGAGCTGAGCCGCTAGCCCGCGACTCATGCCCGCGCGTCCCGGCGCTCGGCGAAAACCCACAAAAAAGCCCCGCCAGATCGCTCTGGCGGGGCTTTTCAGTTACAGCGCTAAGCTAGCCGCATCAAGCCTTGTTGGCTTTCTTGGCAGCGCGGGTGCGCTCGCCTTCGTCGAGGATCTTCTTGCGCAGACGGATCGACTTCGGCGTCACTTCGCACAGCTCGTCATCCTGGATGAACTCCAGGGCCTGCTCCAGGGTGAAGCGAACCGGCGGTACCAGAGCGATGGTTTCATCCTTGCCCGAAGCACGCATGTTGTCGAGCTTCTTGCCCTTGGTGGGGTTGACGCCCAGGTCGTTGTCGCGGCTGTTCAGGCCGATGATCTGACCGTTGTAGATTTCCTGGCCGTGCTCGATGAACAGCTTGCCGCGCGCCTGCAGGGTTTCCAGGGAGTAGGTCAGCGCCTTTCCGGTATCGATCGACACCAGTACGCCGTTCTGACGGCCAGACATGGTGCCCGGCTTAACGGTGTCGTAACGGTCGAAGATCGAGGTCAGGATGCCGGCGCCGTTGGTCAGGGTGAGGAACTGGTTACGGAAACCGATCAGACCGCGAGCCGGGATGTTGTATTCCAGGCGCACACGGCCTTTGCCGTCCGGCGCCATGTTGGTCAGGTCGCCCTTACGCAGGCCCATCTCCTCCATGACCTTGCCCTGGGCTTCTTCCGGGATGTCGATGGTGACGTTCTCGTACGGCTCCTGCTTGACGCCGTTGACTTCACGGATGATCACTTCCGGACGGCCGACGCCCATTTCGAAGCCTTCGCGGCGCATGGTTTCGATCAGTACCGAGAGGTGCAGCTCGCCACGACCAGAGACCTTGAACTTGTCGGCGCTGTCGCCCTCTTCAACGCGCAGGGCCACGTTGTACAGCAGCTCCTTGTCCAGACGCTCCTTGATGTTGCGGCTGGTGACGAACTTGCCTTCCTTGCCGCAGAACGGCGAATCGTTGACCTGGAAGGTCATCGACACGGTCGGCTCGTCGACGGTCAGCGGCTTCATCGCCTCGACATGGTTGATGTCGCACAGGGTGTCGGAGATGAACAGCTGGTCCATGCCGCTGACGCAGACGATGTCACCGGCGGTGGCTTCTTCGACGTCTACGCGGTGCAGGCCGTGGTGGCCCATCAGTTTGAGGATACGGCCGTTACGCTTCTTGCCGTCGACGTCGATGGCCACTACCGGCGTGTTCGGCTTGACGCGACCACGGGCGATACGGCCAACGCCGATGATGCCGAGGAAGCTGTTGTAGTCCAGCGCGGAGATCTGCATCTGGAACGGGCCGTCGAGGTCGACGTTCGGCGCCGGCACGTGGTCGACGATGGCCTGGTACAGCGGGGTCAGGTCTTCGGCCATGTCGCTGTGGTCGAGACCGGCGATGCCGTTCAGGGCGCTGGCGTAAACGACCTGGAAGTCGAGTTGCTCGTCAGTGGCGCCGAGGTTGTCGAACAGGTCGAAGATCTGGTCCATGACCCAGTCAGGACGCGCGCCCGGACGGTCGATCTTGTTGATCACGACGATCGGCTTGAGGCCAGCTTCGAAGGCCTTCTTGGTCACGAAGCGGGTTTGCGGCATCGGGCCGTCCTGGGCGTCGACCACCAGCAGTACGGAGTCGACCATCGACATCACGCGCTCGACTTCACCGCCGAAGTCGGCGTGGCCGGGGGTGTCGACGATGTTGATGCGGTAGTCGTTCCACTTGATGGCGGTGTTCTTGGCCAGAATGGTAATGCCGCGCTCTTTTTCCTGGTCGTTGCTGTCCATCACGCGCTCGTCGTTGAGCTCGTTACGCTCCAGGGTGCCGGATTGACGCAGCAGGGCGTCGACGAGGGTGGTTTTGCCATGGTCGACGTGGGCGATGATGGCGATGTTGCGCAGTTTTTCGATCACTGTATGTATCTCGATCAGAGGATTCGGTGTGTCGCCCAGCCTGGACGACGAATATGAAGAAATTGGAGTCAGCGGGCCGAATACGGCACCTGTGAAAGCGAGCGGTCGGGAGGGCGATGGCGGATACTCCCGCCATTGAGCCCCGGCGTTCTATGACGGACGATAAACGCGCACATTGGCATGCCCCTCACTCAACAGATGATGGGCATGCAGGCGACTCATGACGCCCTTGTCGCAATACAGCAGGTACTGGCGGTTCTCATCCAGTTCCTTGAATTTGTTGTTCAGCGCGTAGAACGGCAGCGCCTGCACTTCGATGCCCGGCACGTCCAGCGGCTGGTCTTCGGCGGCATCGGGGTGACGGATATCGATGACGATCTGTCCGGCCAGCGCTTCGCCGACTTCCTCGACCTGCACGTCCTTGCCCAGTTCGTCGATCACACGGTCGATGGGCAGTTGGGTGGCGCGTTCCAGGGCACGTTCGAGGATGGCCATGTCGAACTGCGCCTCCTCGTACTCGATGCGATAACTGCGCGCCTTGGTGGTCGGGTTGACCGAGATCACGCCGCAATACTCCGGCATGTTCTTGGCGAATTCGGCGGTGCCGATGCGCGTGGCGGTGTCGATGATGTCCTGCTTGTGGCTGGCGATCAGTGGGCGCATCACCAGCATGTCGGTGGCCGAGTCGATCACCGCCAGGTTGGTCAGGGTCTGGCTCGAGACCTGGCTGATCGCCTCACCGGTGACCAGCGCTTCGATCTGCAGGTTTTCGGCAATACGGGTGGCCGCGCGAAGCATCATGCGTTTGAGGATAACGCCCATCTGGCTGTTGTCGACCTTGCCGAGAATCTCGCCGACCACTTCCTCGAACGGCACGCTGATGAACAGCACACGCTGCGAGCGGCCGAACTTCTGCCATAGATAGTGCGCCACTTCCATCACGCCCAGCTCATGGGCACGACCGCCGAGGTTGAAGAAGCAGAAGTGACTGACCAGGCCGCGACGCATCATCTGATAGGCCGCCACGGTGGAGTCGAAGCCGCCACTCATCAGCACCAGGGTCTGTTCCAGCGAACCGAGCGGATAGCCGCCGAGCCCTTCGTGACGGTTATGCACCACAAAGAGGCGCTGATCGCGAATCTCCATGCGCACTTCGACATCCGGCTTCTTCAGATCGATGCCGGCTGCATTGCACTCGCGGCGCAGGCGCGAACCGACATGACGCTCGACATCGATGGAGCTGAACGCATGCTTGCCGCCACGCTTGCAGCGTACGGCAAAGACCTTGCCCGGCAGCTGGTCGGCGTAATGGCGCTTGCAGTGTTCGGTGATGTCGTCGAGATCGCCCAGCGGGTACTCATTCACCTCGAGGAACAGACCAATGCCCGGCGTGTTACGCAGGCGTTCGGTCATCTCGGCCAGCAGCCTGGCATCGTCCAGGTCGGTCTCGACCTCCAGATTGTCCCAGACACCGGTCACCCGAACGTCGGGGTCAAGATCACGCAGCACGGAGCGAATGTTCTTCCCCAACTGGCGGATGAACTGCTTGCGCACCGGGCGGCTCTTGATGGTGATTTCCGGGAAAACTTTGACGATGAGCTTCATGAATAAGCCGCCCACTTGGGGGACGAAAAAACAGGGGCGCGGATTATAGCGGAAATTGTTCAAGCTTTGACCAAAAATACTGCATCGATCACTTCATGCACCAAAATGGTTCTTTATTGAAATTTCCAGCCCCTAAACAGTGCAAATATTCCTGGCAAATGACGACGCAGGCGGCGCAATCCCTGAGTTTCGCGGCTTCTGCCCAATACAGGGCACTGGCATGCAATTTGCTCCCTTGTGAGGCAGGTCGCCCTGAAGGACTATCCCGCCGGGCTTCACCGCATCTTCAAGGCTTATCGACAAGAGCCTTTTCCACCTGGAGGACAACATGTCTAAGGCTGTTCAACTGATCAAAGAACACGACGTGAAGTGGGTAGACCTGCGCTTCACCGACACCAAGGGCAAACAGCATCACGTGACCATGCCGGCCCGTGACGCCTTGGACGAAGACTTCTTCGAACACGGCAAGATGTTCGACGGCTCGTCCATCCACGGCTGGAAAGGCATCGAAGCCTCCGACATGATCCTGATGCCGGTCGATGAAACCTCCGTGCTGGATCCGTTCACCGAAGAGCCGACCCTGATCATCGTCTGCGACATCATCGAGCCGAGCACCATGCAAGGCTACGATCGTGACCCGCGCTCGATCGCCAAGCGCGCTGAAGAGTTCCTGAAAACCACCGGCATTGGTGACACCGTATTCGTCGGCCCGGAGCCGGAGTTCTTCATCTTCGATCAGGTGAAGTTCAAGTCCGACATCTCCGGCTCGATGTTCAAGATCTACTCCGAGCAAGGTTCCTGGATGACGGACCAGGACGTCGAAGGCGGCAACAAGGGCCACCGCCCGGCTGTCAAAGGCGGTTACTTCCCGGTTCCGCCGTGCGACCACGACCACGAAATCCGTACTGCCATGTGCAATGCCATGGAAGAAATGGGTCTGGTCGTCGAAGTGCACCACCACGAAGTGGCCACTGCCGGTCAGAACGAAATCGGCGTGAAGTTCAACACCCTGGTGGCCAAGGCTGACGAAGTTCAGACCCTGAAGTACTGCGTGCACAACGTCGCCGATGCCTACGGCAAGACCGCGACCTTCATGCCGAAGCCGCTGTACGGCGACAACGGCTCGGGCATGCACGTGCACATGTCGATCTCCAAAGACGGCAAGAACACCTTCGCGGGTGAAGGCTATGCCGGTCTGTCCGAGACCGCCCTGTACTTCATCGGCGGCATCATCAAGCACGGTAAGGCCCTGAACGGCTTCACCAACCCGTCGACCAACTCCTACAAGCGTCTGGTTCCGGGCTTCGAAGCGCCGGTCATGCTGGCCTACTCGGCTCGCAACCGTTCCGCTTCGATCCGTATTCCGTATGTGTCGAGCCCGAAAGCCCGCCGCATCGAAGCGCGCTTCCCGGACCCGGCTGCCAACCCGTACCTGTGCTTCGCTGCACTGCTGATGGCCGGCCTGGACGGCATCCAGAACAAGATCCACCCGGGCGATGCCGCCGACAAGAACCTGTACGATCTGCCGCCGGAAGAAGGCAAGCTGATCCCGCAGGTTTGCGGCAGCCTGAAGGAAGCCCTGGAAGAGCTGGACAAGGGCCGCGCGTTCCTGACCAAGGGCGGCGTGTTCTCCGACGACTTCATCGATGCCTACATCGAGCTGAAGTCCGAAGAGGAAATCAAGGTACGCACCTTCGTACACCCGCTGGAATACGACCTGTACTACAGCGTCTAAGCCAGATTCGCGCCGCTCTGCGGCGCGCCCGAAGCCCCGCCCGGCCTGCCGTGCGGGGCTTTTTTATGCGCCTGCGCACCGACTGTCGCTACTCGCGAACCCGCTCGCCTCGAATGCTCGCAAGCGGATTTCACCCATACACGACCGCACGCCAAGCGGCCGATTTGTAGCCAAACATCACAGCCACAATCCCCTGTGCTTGCCAGGAACCGATTGCAGTGCAAGGCTTAGCGCATCATCCGCGGAAGGAACGGCCCATGCGCCCGCTACTCGCCTGCCTGCTGCTTGCCCTGGCCCTGCCGACCCATGCGCAGATCTACAAGTACATTGACGCCAACGGCAATACGGTCTTCACCAACCAGCCGCCTGAAGGCGTGGCAGCTGAAAGCATCAACCTGCCACCTACCAATACGGTGGAAAGCCAAGCGCCCGCGATGGCAGCCGAAGGCGACAATGCCTCCGCACAGAATGAGGCGCCCTACGCCGTACTGAGCCTGAGCGGGATACCGGACGATGAAGCCATGCGCGCCAACAATGGCAGCTTCGTCGTCGGGGTAAACATCGAGCCGCGCCTGCAACCAGGACATGTGCTCAGGCTGATACTAGATGGCCAACCCTACGGCCAGCCCAGCAACGTCCCCAGCCTGCAACTGACTGAACTCGACCGAGGCGAACACAGCCTAGCCGTCGCCGTCATGGCCGGTGACCGTATCGTCCAGCAAAGCGCCAGCGAAACCTTTACCGTGCAGCGCATCAGCGTCAACAGCCCAGCCCGCCCACCGGTATCGCCAACGCGCCCAGCCCCGAAACCTGCGAACTGATCATGATGCGCGTACTGCTGCTCTGCCTGCTGTTCATCACCCCAGTGGCTTCGGCCCAGGTCTATACCTATATCGATGCCGAAGGTAACCGCGTGTTTACCGACAAACCGCGTAGCAGCAATGCCGAGCGGGTGATGCTAGCGCCCTCCAACAACGTCGAACTGAGCCAACCCGCGCCCACGGTGCGCATGGCGCCGGCACCCGCAGTGAGCAAGCCCACCGTGCATTACCAGGTGCTGCGCATTCTCGTACCGGAGCCGGATGCCTCCATCCATAACGGTTCAGGCGAGATGATCGTTACCCTGAGCAGCGAGCCCGGCCTGCTGCCGGGGCACAACTACCGCCTGCTGCTCAATGGCCAGCAACAGGGTGAAAGCAGCCGCAGCCCGGTTTTCTCCCTGCAGCACATCGACCGGGGCACGCACCAACTGGCAGCAGAGATCATCGACTCTGCCGGTCTCATCGTCGAGCGCACACCGGCGCAACCCTTTCATATGCACCGCATGAGCCTGACGCAAAAGCGCAAGATCAATCCCTGCAAGAAAGAGGAATACGGCGTGCGGCCCGAGTGCCCACTGAAAGACAAGCCCAAGGAAAAAACCAACATCCTGCCCTTTCTCTGAACGCTGATTGCACCTTAATGGTGCAATCTGGCGCACCACCTCCTAAGCTCTCCCTGTTTTGGGTCGCTTTTCCTCACGTCGCCACCCGTTGGCACCCACAAAGCCCGGGTAGATCGCAGAGAAAACGGCCTCGCACCATTTTTCACCTCGCTTGCAACGGCCCAGAGGCGGCTGCCGGGGATGGCAGGCCAGAAAAAATGCGTCTTTTCGGGGCTTTGGTTTGCTTCTTGCATTTTCTGCCCCATCGCCGGAACGCACTGCCTATGATCATCAACGACGCGCTGCACCGCCTGCTACTCGACAACCTGACCACCGCCACCCTGCTGCTCAACAGCCAGCTGTGCCTTGAGTACATGAACCCGGCGGCGGAAATGCTCCTGGCCGTTAGCGGCCAGCGCAGCCATGGTCAGTTCATCAGCGACCTGTTCACCGAATCGCCAGAGGCGCTGTCATCCCTGCGCCAGGCGGTGGAGCAGGCGCACCCGTTCAACAAGCGTGAGGCCGTACTGACCTCGGTCACCGGCCAGACGCTGACCGTGGACTACGCGGTGACGCCACTGTTCAGCAAGGGCGAAACCCTGCTGCTGCTGG
This region of Pseudomonas wenzhouensis genomic DNA includes:
- the gbcB gene encoding glycine-betaine demethylase subunit GbcB: MTTNAFLNPVTTQTWTNGRHLVRCVKVIQETWDVRTFCFMADQPVLFFFKPGQFVTLELEIDGQPIMRSYTISSSPSVPYSFSITIKRVPGGKVSNWLHDNLKEGDEVPVHGPVGLFNAIDFPSEKVLYLSGGVGITPVMSMARWFYDTNANVDMVFVHSARSPKDIIYQRELEHMAARINNFSLHVICEKHGLGESWAGYRGYLNKPMLELMAPDFLEREIFCCGPTPYMSAVKRLLEAAGYDMSRYHEEAFGPTPPEIRAEVKELAAEAADAPEVPVAELNQVEFVSTGKSIRVAPGETVHAAAAKLGLHIPKACGMGICGTCKVMKTAGEVDMEHNGGITDEDVAEGYILSCCSVPKGDVAIDY
- the gbcA gene encoding glycine-betaine demethylase subunit GbcA codes for the protein MDCTQNLSLGDPLEPVRKATAQMLHERDHSFSLPQPFYNDERLFQVDMQEIFHKEWLIAGMTSEIPTKGNFLTLQIGDNPIIVIRGAEGQIHAFHNVCRHRGSRLCVSDKGKVAKLVCPYHQWTYELDGRLLFAGTEMGEDFKLSDYNLKPVNCKTAGGFIFISLADNPPAIDEFLSTLAHYMEPYDMENTKVAVQSVMHEKANWKLVIENNRECYHCNGSHPELLNTLLEWDDVTDPRASQAFKDQVAECTGRWDKDNIPYAHASFGLRNRIVRMPLLKGTVSMTMDGEPGCNKLMGRITDPDLGSMRILHLPHSWNHCMGDHLINFTVWPVSAQETIVITKWLVHKDAVEGVDYDVARLRQVWDATNDQDRRLGEENQRGINSTAYQPGPYSKTYEFGVINFLDWYSERMLNNLGDTPAQLRQVEG
- the rlmE gene encoding 23S rRNA (uridine(2552)-2'-O)-methyltransferase RlmE — translated: MKRSKSSSRWLNEHVNDPYVKQAQKDGYRSRAAYKLIEINEKDKLIRPGMLMMDLGSAPGGWSQIAGRMVGATGRVIASDILPMDSLDNVDFIQGDFTDDKVFQQILDLLDGRRPDLIVSDIAPNISGVGVADQAASMYLVELVLDMARQVLKPGGNFVAKVFQGEGSDEYLRDVRRSFEKVMVRKPAASRPRSREVYFVAKGFKGDAQ
- a CDS encoding TrmH family RNA methyltransferase, which gives rise to MKLDDVKKLQQKKYREQFGHFLVEGEHLVLELQKAAQHAPLLASSELYVTAAYEHWQSPFRTHLISDRQMAQIADTKTPQGIIAVVPMAAIGSDPSAPAGKAIYLHEIQDPGNLGTILRSLAWFGGFRCLLSPGSVDPFNPKVVRASMGAIFHTPIEQDVSLDNLSTRFARIACLDMQGQSLRAPAFAQAECYLFGNEARGVPSQALSELNATPFSIAGSGAIESLNLASTVNICVYELSR
- the typA gene encoding translational GTPase TypA, with translation MIEKLRNIAIIAHVDHGKTTLVDALLRQSGTLERNELNDERVMDSNDQEKERGITILAKNTAIKWNDYRINIVDTPGHADFGGEVERVMSMVDSVLLVVDAQDGPMPQTRFVTKKAFEAGLKPIVVINKIDRPGARPDWVMDQIFDLFDNLGATDEQLDFQVVYASALNGIAGLDHSDMAEDLTPLYQAIVDHVPAPNVDLDGPFQMQISALDYNSFLGIIGVGRIARGRVKPNTPVVAIDVDGKKRNGRILKLMGHHGLHRVDVEEATAGDIVCVSGMDQLFISDTLCDINHVEAMKPLTVDEPTVSMTFQVNDSPFCGKEGKFVTSRNIKERLDKELLYNVALRVEEGDSADKFKVSGRGELHLSVLIETMRREGFEMGVGRPEVIIREVNGVKQEPYENVTIDIPEEAQGKVMEEMGLRKGDLTNMAPDGKGRVRLEYNIPARGLIGFRNQFLTLTNGAGILTSIFDRYDTVKPGTMSGRQNGVLVSIDTGKALTYSLETLQARGKLFIEHGQEIYNGQIIGLNSRDNDLGVNPTKGKKLDNMRASGKDETIALVPPVRFTLEQALEFIQDDELCEVTPKSIRLRKKILDEGERTRAAKKANKA
- the thiI gene encoding tRNA uracil 4-sulfurtransferase ThiI codes for the protein MKLIVKVFPEITIKSRPVRKQFIRQLGKNIRSVLRDLDPDVRVTGVWDNLEVETDLDDARLLAEMTERLRNTPGIGLFLEVNEYPLGDLDDITEHCKRHYADQLPGKVFAVRCKRGGKHAFSSIDVERHVGSRLRRECNAAGIDLKKPDVEVRMEIRDQRLFVVHNRHEGLGGYPLGSLEQTLVLMSGGFDSTVAAYQMMRRGLVSHFCFFNLGGRAHELGVMEVAHYLWQKFGRSQRVLFISVPFEEVVGEILGKVDNSQMGVILKRMMLRAATRIAENLQIEALVTGEAISQVSSQTLTNLAVIDSATDMLVMRPLIASHKQDIIDTATRIGTAEFAKNMPEYCGVISVNPTTKARSYRIEYEEAQFDMAILERALERATQLPIDRVIDELGKDVQVEEVGEALAGQIVIDIRHPDAAEDQPLDVPGIEVQALPFYALNNKFKELDENRQYLLYCDKGVMSRLHAHHLLSEGHANVRVYRPS
- the glnA gene encoding glutamate--ammonia ligase; the encoded protein is MSKAVQLIKEHDVKWVDLRFTDTKGKQHHVTMPARDALDEDFFEHGKMFDGSSIHGWKGIEASDMILMPVDETSVLDPFTEEPTLIIVCDIIEPSTMQGYDRDPRSIAKRAEEFLKTTGIGDTVFVGPEPEFFIFDQVKFKSDISGSMFKIYSEQGSWMTDQDVEGGNKGHRPAVKGGYFPVPPCDHDHEIRTAMCNAMEEMGLVVEVHHHEVATAGQNEIGVKFNTLVAKADEVQTLKYCVHNVADAYGKTATFMPKPLYGDNGSGMHVHMSISKDGKNTFAGEGYAGLSETALYFIGGIIKHGKALNGFTNPSTNSYKRLVPGFEAPVMLAYSARNRSASIRIPYVSSPKARRIEARFPDPAANPYLCFAALLMAGLDGIQNKIHPGDAADKNLYDLPPEEGKLIPQVCGSLKEALEELDKGRAFLTKGGVFSDDFIDAYIELKSEEEIKVRTFVHPLEYDLYYSV
- a CDS encoding DUF4124 domain-containing protein; this encodes MRPLLACLLLALALPTHAQIYKYIDANGNTVFTNQPPEGVAAESINLPPTNTVESQAPAMAAEGDNASAQNEAPYAVLSLSGIPDDEAMRANNGSFVVGVNIEPRLQPGHVLRLILDGQPYGQPSNVPSLQLTELDRGEHSLAVAVMAGDRIVQQSASETFTVQRISVNSPARPPVSPTRPAPKPAN